The Gossypium arboreum isolate Shixiya-1 chromosome 4, ASM2569848v2, whole genome shotgun sequence DNA segment GTTAAGCTACATCGCAATTGCATGGATGAAGATGGTCCCCATGCAGACCATTCGATCTAGGGTCCAATTCTTCAAGATTTCGGCGTTGAGTTTGGTATTTTGTGTGTCGGTGGTGTTTGGGAATATTTCTTTGAGGTTCCTTCCGGTTAGCTTTAATCAGGCTGTTGGTGCTACGACGCCATTTTTTACGGCGGTATTTGCTTACTTGATGACATTAAAGAGGGAGGCATGGCTTACTTATCTTACCCTTGTTCCTGTTGTTGCTGGGGTTATCATTGCCAGTGGGGTATGTATTTTGCTTGTTTTTCTTGGAATATGAAATTGTTTACCCTTTTCTTTTGCTTTTACTGGAAATGGGTTTGGCTTAACTTTGTTGGTTTTATATAATATAAGTGATGATAGAGTAGTTAATGAAATTGGTAGCTTATTTTAGGGATCTGTTGATAATCTTTTTGGAATGTGGAAActggtttcttttatttttgttcaaATTAGTGTTGATTTGCTCCTTTTTTTTTGTTGGATAATGGTTCAAAGTGTTGTATTGTTGTAAATAAATGGGTTCTTGAGTCTCATTTCAATTTTGTGACCATCATGTAGCCTAAAGAATCCATTAATTGTTGTAGATTGCAGTACTTTGAACTTAGAATTATGAATTGAAGGATTTGCTTCTAGCTCTTTTCAGCTGCTGAAAAATGGAATTGAAATACCCTGTTTCTTATCTTAATTTGGAGGGTTTTTAAATAataatgatcataatttgtgGATGGAGAGGGATCCATTTACACCGGTGCACCCTTTTGTATCTTTTTGTACAATCAATATTTTAAGATCCAACCTCCATTCATATGTCAAATTTGAtgcaaattaaaaatttataaggaTTTGTTTTAGGTAAAAATCTTTCAACCATTTAATAGATATTTATGTGTAGTATTTTAGATCAATATGATGAAGATATCTGATCAGTTTGAAAATTTACATGCATGACAATTACAATTTCAACGATAAATTCAACGGttggattgttaaaatattaatcatacgaAGAGATATAAAAAGGTGTAAAACTACTTTAGTTTTACACTAGTGTAACTGGATCCCGTCCCCTTTGTGGGTTATCTATTCTTTTATGTTGGTTTCATATAGATAATTAACTCATGAACTTATTGTTTATGATTCATCAATGCATCTCTTTTTCCTCCTCTGCTTTTTCTCTGGCATTTTCCATATTGTATGTTTCAATTGTGCTACTTAGAAGGGTGTAGCATTGAATTTTGCCCATCTATTGATTTGAAATCCTTCAAGTTTCCTCATTTTATCTTTATAATATTTCATTTGATTTACCTGCCTTCTTAttgttatttttcatttttcttacaTGACCATAGGGTGAACCAAGTTTCAACCTATTTGGTTTTATCATGTGCATCTCAGCTACGGCTGCAAGGGCTCTTAAGACAGTTTTACAAGGGATTTTGCTTTCTTCTGAAGGGTTAGGAATGTTTATGCCTTTTGCTCCTGCTTTGTTTTGCATGGCTTAATTTATGTTAGTTCTAGAGTAGAAAAGTTTGTgaaaaaattattgttattttatctTAGAGAGAAGCTGAATTCCATGAACCTCCTCCTCTACATGGCTCCAATGGCTGTCGTATTTCTACTTCCCGCAACGCTtattatggaagaaaatgtgGTTGCCATTACCCTTGCCCTTGCTAGAGATGACATCAAGATCATTTGGTATCTATTATTCAATTCAGCACTAGCATATTTTGTGAATTTGACCAACTTTTTGGTCACAAAACACACCAGTGCCCTGACTTTGCAGGTATGACATGCGTGATACTTGTAACAGACTTTACTCAACATTTTCCCCTAATATTTTGGCTTTTAGGAACTTGCCACGTAAATGTTGCATTCTCTTTCAAAGGAAAAATGAAACGTATCCTAtgataatagtattttaattccACGAACTCCTATGATTATGAAATGAATCCTCTTTTTGGCTGTTTAAAGAAATTGGCACggctttataaatttttaataggaATGACCATTATACCATATGGTTAATTATTCTTTTGTCTGTCTTTTCTTATGTACACATTTCCCTTTGTACATTTTACTAATAAGGGTATTCTCTAATAGAAAGATGATCTTATCATTATGAAGGTTTGAATTCTACAAACTGATATGAACAGGAAATAAATCTATCTTTTGGTCCTATATATGAAATAAATCTTGCATGATCATGCAGACATTTAGACATGCATTAATTTTATCTTTGAGATACTGAAATGGTTACTCTTGCAGGTTCTAGGGAATGCAAAAGGAGCTGTGGCTGTGGTGGTTTCCATCTTAATTTTTAGAAATCCAGTCTCCGTTACCGGAATGCTTGGTTATACACTCACTGTCTTTGGTGTAATACTCTACAGTGAAGCCAAGAAACGAAGCAAATGAGGCAACATCCCGGGATCACAATACATACGTgcaatttttcttattttattgcaAGGACAACGGTAAAGCTCAAGAAGCAGTTCTGGCTGTGTAGAAGCCTGTGGTGCCATGGATTTGCACTATAGATTCAAAATTTTCCCTGTAAGCCTGGAAAATTAGGTTTTATATATCATATATACATAGATATATATCAGAAACATCAGCTGGATTATGAAAACAAATTAGAGGACTCCCAGAAGTGACTGATCGGTCTCTATCATTCCCAGCTTGGGGTTGTAGAGGAATATCTTCATTTCCTTTTAAACGGAAAAGTCTGTAGAATTGACACACAGTCCATTTGTTATCAAAACATtgctaatattttttattaattaatgaaGGAAACACATTAGTTTACCACTTTATTGCATGAGTAGTCTTTTTCATATGCTGGTAATTATTGATGTATGATTATGTGatttaactcctttaattttaATTAGTCATGGTATTGACTTTGTTCAGCAAATATTCATGTTGAATATGGTCATCAGGATAGATTCATGCAACACTTTAAGAATGACAAGAATCCTCCAAATTTCCAGATATCCTTTCATTCACAAACTATAACAAACTATTGACAATATTTGCCCAAGTCAAAGCTTCCAAGCATCATGCACATCAACAAGGAAACATCATTCTAAACCCCATTGATCAGAGATGCAAAAAAAACCAAAGTCCTATTGTTGGTAATTGCTCATGTTTAAAGGTCCACGCATGTCATCACTAAGCATGGCATCATTTCCTAACATATTCACATCCTAAATTCAGACATCGGCCAGAGATTATACAAGAAAAAAGTTATGTTATGCAATGTAGGGATAATGCAGTTACTCAACATCCATAACTTCAACCTCTGTCTTATCTTCCACTTGAAGCATAGTTTCATTAATTCTACCCTCTTTAGGCTTGGTCCCCAACTTCGGCTCACTTTGATCATCAATATCATTCTTCTCCGGCTTCAGTTTTGTCTCTGCCTTTAGTTCACATCCCTCTTCGATTTCGATCACCTCCTTAGGCTTTTCCTCCACTTCAGGCTTGACATCTGGTTTACTTTTGGTGTCCGCTTCAGCCACATTCTCCAGAGGTACAGTCACTTCTTCTTCAACCTTGGGAACCAAGTAAAACCTAATGTGACCCATGATTTCCATCTTGTACTCTACTACAATTGGCTGCTCATACGACATACTAATCGTCACTTGCTTGGCTAATGGGGTTGCCTTCGTGAAGGAAATCAGGTACCTCAATGCCAAGGTCAGCGAAACTTGCTTCTCCATCTCTATAGAAATAGCTTCTTCCTCCTGCTAATACATTAAACAGCCATCAGCTTCCCAAATTCTAAAGCCTATTCCATCTTATAGATAAATGTTACCTTAGCTACTGGTGTGGTTTTCCTGCAAAAGATATTTGCAGTCCCAATATCACCTCTAGTGAAGAATTGGATCCCTTCTTTTGTCACAGATATCATGACTGCATATTAAAGCATCAACCATTAAACCCAAACTCAGAATTCAGACAATGAAACATGCAGTTTTCAACTCAGTACCAGTATCTCCAATGGTGCCTAAATCCTTGCAAATTCGAGCAAACACAGATGCTGGCATCTTAACAATAGCCTCGTATCCAGCTTCTGGGATCTCAAGGTTCTCACTACTAATGTGCATCAGCTTCATCTCATAATCAGAAA contains these protein-coding regions:
- the LOC108460674 gene encoding probable sugar phosphate/phosphate translocator At3g11320, translating into MKTNSKLFTIGLVTAWYSSNIGVLLLNKYLLSNYGFRYPIFLTMCHMTACSLLSYIAIAWMKMVPMQTIRSRVQFFKISALSLVFCVSVVFGNISLRFLPVSFNQAVGATTPFFTAVFAYLMTLKREAWLTYLTLVPVVAGVIIASGGEPSFNLFGFIMCISATAARALKTVLQGILLSSEGEKLNSMNLLLYMAPMAVVFLLPATLIMEENVVAITLALARDDIKIIWYLLFNSALAYFVNLTNFLVTKHTSALTLQVLGNAKGAVAVVVSILIFRNPVSVTGMLGYTLTVFGVILYSEAKKRSK
- the LOC108458610 gene encoding proliferating cell nuclear antigen-like, which codes for MEKAKAVEETLVELARSMVTESGKRTSDGASGLPPKRRRDSHSSGRGARCGSRPSQSRQQSSVMQSDTFGFAQNSQEKKRKEKKVLESIRDLVTDANFDCAATGCSLQAMDSSRVAMLSLLLRPDGFEHYRCDRNISMGINLANMARMLRCASDDDIVTINGDDGSDTITSIFESSSQEKISDYEMKLMHISSENLEIPEAGYEAIVKMPASVFARICKDLGTIGDTVMISVTKEGIQFFTRGDIGTANIFCRKTTPVAKEEEAISIEMEKQVSLTLALRYLISFTKATPLAKQVTISMSYEQPIVVEYKMEIMGHIRFYLVPKVEEEVTVPLENVAEADTKSKPDVKPEVEEKPKEVIEIEEGCELKAETKLKPEKNDIDDQSEPKLGTKPKEGRINETMLQVEDKTEVEVMDVE